The Agromyces atrinae genome window below encodes:
- the rplU gene encoding 50S ribosomal protein L21, which yields MVYAVVRAGGRQEKVEVGTIVTMDRVKLKARENGTVQLAAVLLVDGDTITSDAAALEKVTVTAEVLSDLRGPKIIIQKFKNKTGYKKRQGHRQELTRVKITGIK from the coding sequence GTGGTTTACGCAGTAGTGCGCGCCGGTGGCCGCCAGGAAAAGGTCGAGGTCGGAACCATCGTCACGATGGACCGCGTGAAGTTGAAGGCTCGCGAGAACGGAACGGTCCAGCTGGCCGCCGTCCTCCTCGTCGACGGCGACACCATCACCTCTGACGCCGCGGCGCTCGAGAAGGTCACGGTCACCGCCGAGGTCCTCAGCGACCTCCGTGGCCCCAAGATCATCATCCAGAAGTTCAAGAACAAGACCGGCTACAAGAAGCGTCAGGGGCACCGTCAGGAGCTCACGCGCGTCAAGATCACCGGCATCAAGTAG
- the obgE gene encoding GTPase ObgE codes for MVSFVDNVTLHLRAGYGGNGCVSVRREKFKPLAGPDGGNGGHGGDIVLVADPQVTTLLGYHRRPHRSSDNGGPGMGDHRAGAAGEVLELSVPVGTVVKTPDGEELADLTEPDMRIVVAAGGIGGLGNAALSSTKRKAPGFALLGTPGWEGDVLLELKTIADVALVGYPSAGKSSLIAALSAARPKIADYPFTTLHPNLGVVQAGEHRFTVADVPGLIEGASEGKGLGLEFLRHVERCQALLHVIDCATLEPGRDPLTDLDVILGELGAYPVPEGQIPLLERPQFIALNKIDVPEAKELADFVRGEFEARGYRVFEISTVSHAGLRELGFALGQLVDDSRAAAAVEAAAAPRIVIRPRPVREKDFVVRAEGGSYGTMYRVLGEKPERWVAQTDFANDEAVGYLADRLARLGVEDQLVRAGAVAGSAVVIGPGQGIVFDWEPTLTSTAELMTAPRGTDIRLDENRRATREQRKAEYHDRMDAKAEARAELQRERQAGIWSDDEDEDEDQFEVVEEQK; via the coding sequence ATGGTGAGCTTCGTCGATAATGTGACGCTCCACCTTCGTGCGGGCTACGGCGGCAACGGTTGCGTCTCGGTCCGTCGGGAGAAGTTCAAGCCACTGGCCGGCCCGGACGGCGGAAACGGCGGCCACGGCGGCGACATCGTGCTCGTCGCCGACCCCCAGGTCACGACCCTGCTCGGCTACCACCGTCGTCCGCACCGTTCGAGCGACAACGGCGGTCCCGGAATGGGCGACCACCGCGCCGGAGCCGCGGGCGAGGTCCTCGAGCTGTCCGTGCCCGTCGGTACCGTCGTGAAGACCCCCGACGGTGAAGAACTCGCCGACCTCACCGAGCCCGACATGCGCATCGTCGTCGCGGCCGGAGGAATCGGCGGACTCGGCAACGCCGCTCTGTCGTCGACGAAGCGCAAGGCCCCCGGATTCGCCCTGCTCGGCACCCCGGGCTGGGAGGGCGACGTCCTCCTCGAGCTCAAGACCATCGCGGATGTCGCGCTCGTCGGTTATCCGTCAGCAGGAAAGTCGAGCTTGATCGCCGCGCTGTCCGCCGCGCGGCCGAAGATCGCCGACTACCCGTTCACGACGCTGCACCCGAACCTCGGCGTCGTCCAGGCCGGGGAGCACCGCTTCACCGTCGCCGACGTCCCCGGACTCATCGAGGGTGCATCCGAGGGCAAGGGACTCGGTCTCGAGTTCCTCCGCCACGTCGAGCGCTGCCAGGCGCTCCTGCACGTCATCGACTGCGCGACCCTCGAGCCCGGCCGTGATCCGCTCACCGACCTCGACGTCATCCTCGGCGAACTGGGCGCGTACCCGGTTCCCGAAGGCCAGATCCCGCTCCTGGAGCGCCCGCAGTTCATCGCTCTCAACAAGATCGACGTCCCCGAGGCGAAGGAGCTCGCCGACTTCGTGCGCGGCGAGTTCGAAGCGCGCGGGTACCGCGTGTTCGAGATCTCGACGGTGAGTCACGCCGGTCTCCGTGAGCTCGGCTTCGCCCTCGGGCAACTCGTCGACGACTCGCGCGCGGCAGCAGCCGTCGAGGCCGCAGCGGCACCGCGCATCGTCATCCGTCCGCGCCCCGTGCGCGAGAAGGACTTCGTCGTGCGTGCCGAGGGCGGAAGCTACGGCACGATGTACCGCGTGCTCGGCGAGAAGCCCGAGCGCTGGGTCGCTCAGACCGACTTCGCGAACGATGAGGCCGTCGGCTACCTCGCCGACCGCCTCGCTCGTCTCGGTGTCGAAGACCAACTGGTTCGTGCGGGTGCCGTCGCCGGCTCCGCCGTCGTGATCGGCCCCGGCCAGGGCATCGTCTTCGACTGGGAGCCGACCCTCACCTCGACCGCCGAGCTCATGACGGCGCCGCGAGGCACCGACATCCGCCTCGACGAGAACCGTCGAGCGACGCGCGAGCAGCGCAAGGCCGAGTACCACGACCGCATGGACGCGAAGGCCGAGGCCCGAGCCGAGCTGCAGCGTGAGCGCCAGGCCGGCATCTGGTCGGACGACGAGGACGAGGACGAAGACCAGTTCGAGGTCGTCGAGGAGCAGAAGTGA
- a CDS encoding glutamate-5-semialdehyde dehydrogenase codes for MSETVILTPAVVDLLEKSVDAARALVTASTSTKNAALEAVARDLRAHSASIVEANGRDLAAGRENGLTDGLLDRLTLSEARIDSLADAVLDIVSLADPVGESVRGSALPNGIRIEQVRVPLGVVGVIYEARPNVTVDLAALALKSGNAVVLRGGSAAENTNRVLVDVIQGAIESVGLPRAAVETVDAFGRDGARQLMQARGYVDVLIPRGSAGLIAAVVDESTVPVIETGAGVVHMFLDESAPLDWAVDLVHNAKVQRPSVCNALETLLVHSASADALLPPVLAKLAESGVTIHADERTRALHPAAVAVTDDDFATEHMSLDISVAVVDSLDEALAHIRRYSTKHTESIITNDLGNAERFLNEVDAAAVMVNASTRFTDGGEFGFGAEVGISTQKLHARGPMGLTELTSTKWLVRGSGQSRG; via the coding sequence ATGTCGGAAACCGTCATCCTCACCCCCGCCGTCGTCGACCTCCTCGAGAAGTCCGTCGACGCCGCTCGTGCTCTCGTGACCGCGTCGACATCGACGAAGAACGCCGCCCTCGAGGCCGTCGCGCGCGACCTCCGGGCCCACTCCGCGTCGATCGTCGAGGCGAACGGGCGCGACCTCGCGGCCGGTCGCGAGAACGGTCTCACCGACGGTCTCCTCGACCGGCTCACGCTCTCCGAGGCGCGTATCGACTCGCTCGCCGACGCCGTCCTCGACATCGTGTCCCTCGCCGACCCCGTGGGAGAGTCGGTCCGAGGTAGCGCTCTGCCGAACGGCATCCGGATCGAGCAGGTCCGCGTTCCCCTCGGCGTCGTCGGAGTCATCTACGAAGCCCGACCGAACGTCACCGTCGACCTCGCTGCCCTCGCCCTCAAGAGCGGCAACGCCGTTGTGCTGCGTGGCGGCAGTGCCGCCGAGAACACGAACCGCGTCCTCGTCGACGTCATCCAGGGAGCGATCGAGTCGGTCGGACTTCCGCGCGCGGCCGTCGAGACGGTCGACGCGTTCGGGCGTGACGGTGCCCGCCAGCTCATGCAGGCGCGCGGGTACGTCGACGTGCTGATCCCGCGGGGGAGTGCGGGCCTCATCGCCGCCGTCGTCGACGAGTCGACGGTTCCCGTCATCGAGACCGGTGCGGGCGTCGTCCACATGTTCCTCGACGAGTCGGCGCCCCTCGACTGGGCCGTCGATCTCGTGCACAACGCGAAGGTCCAGCGCCCGAGCGTCTGCAATGCGCTCGAGACCCTGCTCGTGCACTCCGCGTCGGCCGACGCGTTGCTGCCGCCCGTGCTCGCGAAGCTCGCCGAGTCGGGCGTGACGATCCATGCCGACGAGCGCACCCGTGCGCTCCATCCCGCAGCTGTCGCCGTCACCGACGACGACTTCGCCACCGAGCACATGAGCCTCGACATCTCCGTCGCGGTCGTCGATTCGCTCGACGAGGCGCTCGCGCACATCCGTCGGTACTCGACGAAGCACACCGAGTCGATCATCACGAACGATCTCGGCAATGCCGAGCGCTTTCTCAACGAGGTCGACGCGGCCGCCGTCATGGTGAACGCGTCGACGCGCTTCACCGACGGAGGCGAGTTCGGCTTCGGCGCCGAGGTCGGCATCTCGACGCAGAAGCTCCACGCGCGCGGCCCGATGGGGCTCACCGAGCTCACGAGCACCAAGTGGCTCGTGCGTGGCAGCGGTCAGTCGCGCGGCTGA
- the nadD gene encoding nicotinate-nucleotide adenylyltransferase produces the protein MTTTEAAGGRSPRIGIMGGTFDPVHHGHLVAASEVAQSFDLDEVVFVPTGQPWHKSGVTEAEHRYLMTVIATASNPRFTVSRVDIDRAGTTYTIDTLRDIARERPGAELFFITGADAIAQILTWKDVPELWNLAHFVAVSRPGHPLNAAGLPEQDVSLLEVPALAISSTDCRERVRRDFPVWYLVPDGVVQYISKHHLYRSVE, from the coding sequence ATGACGACCACGGAGGCCGCGGGGGGCCGTTCCCCCCGGATCGGCATCATGGGTGGAACGTTCGACCCCGTCCACCATGGCCACCTGGTCGCGGCGTCCGAGGTCGCGCAGTCGTTCGACCTCGACGAGGTCGTCTTCGTGCCGACCGGTCAGCCCTGGCACAAGTCGGGTGTCACCGAGGCCGAGCACCGCTACCTCATGACGGTCATCGCGACGGCGTCGAACCCGCGCTTCACCGTGAGCCGCGTCGACATCGACCGTGCGGGCACGACCTACACGATCGACACCCTGCGAGACATCGCCCGTGAACGTCCCGGCGCCGAGCTCTTCTTCATCACGGGTGCCGACGCCATCGCCCAGATCCTCACGTGGAAAGACGTCCCCGAGCTCTGGAACCTCGCGCACTTCGTTGCTGTGAGCCGCCCGGGTCATCCGCTCAACGCCGCGGGTCTTCCCGAGCAGGACGTAAGCTTGTTGGAAGTCCCCGCTCTCGCCATCTCGTCGACCGATTGCCGGGAGAGGGTGCGTCGGGATTTCCCCGTCTGGTACCTGGTGCCCGACGGGGTCGTCCAGTACATCTCCAAGCACCACCTGTATCGGAGTGTGGAATGA
- a CDS encoding DUF4031 domain-containing protein, producing MTVLIDQPMWPAHGTLWSHLVSDSDLDELHAFAARAGIPRRGFDLDHYDVPAERYSDLVDSGAVPVSNRELVVRLRASGLRVTQRERRA from the coding sequence ATGACCGTGCTCATCGACCAGCCGATGTGGCCCGCCCACGGAACCCTGTGGAGCCACCTCGTGAGCGACAGCGACCTCGACGAGCTGCACGCCTTCGCGGCCCGGGCCGGAATCCCCCGGCGCGGTTTCGACCTCGACCACTACGACGTGCCGGCCGAGCGCTATTCCGACCTCGTCGACAGCGGCGCCGTGCCGGTCTCGAACCGGGAACTCGTCGTGCGCCTCCGCGCGAGCGGACTGCGCGTCACCCAGCGCGAACGCCGGGCGTGA
- the rpmA gene encoding 50S ribosomal protein L27, translating into MAHKKGASSTRNGRDSNAQRLGVKRFGGQVVGAGEIIVRQRGTHFHPGANVGRGGDDTLFALAAGSVEFGQKGGRKVINIVAAAE; encoded by the coding sequence ATGGCACACAAAAAGGGAGCTAGCTCCACCCGCAACGGCCGTGACTCGAACGCTCAGCGCCTCGGCGTGAAGCGCTTCGGCGGCCAGGTCGTCGGCGCAGGCGAGATCATCGTCCGCCAGCGCGGCACGCACTTCCACCCGGGCGCTAACGTCGGCCGTGGTGGCGACGACACGCTCTTCGCTCTCGCTGCCGGCTCGGTCGAGTTCGGTCAGAAGGGTGGCCGCAAGGTCATCAACATCGTGGCGGCCGCCGAATAG
- the proB gene encoding glutamate 5-kinase → MTLLDRSAIASARRIVVKVGSSSISGENATQIGPLVDALAAAHARGAEVVLVSSGAIATGMPYLKLDARPSDLATQQAAASVGQNLLIFRYQDSLRRYGIVAGQVLLTAGDLENPTHRSNAQRAMERLLGLRILPIVNENDTVATHEIRFGDNDRLAALVAELVDADLLVLLSDVDALYTKPPHLPGAERIVDVPHGDALAGVEIGSVGAAGVGTGGAETKVSAARIAADSGTAVLITATPLVESALRGDAVGTWFAPAHVEGATP, encoded by the coding sequence GTGACGCTTCTCGATCGTTCCGCCATCGCTTCGGCGAGGCGCATCGTCGTCAAGGTGGGGTCGTCGTCGATCAGCGGCGAGAACGCGACTCAGATCGGTCCGCTCGTCGACGCTCTCGCTGCCGCGCACGCGCGCGGCGCCGAGGTCGTCCTCGTCTCGTCGGGTGCGATCGCCACGGGCATGCCGTACCTCAAGCTCGATGCACGCCCGAGTGATCTCGCAACACAGCAGGCCGCGGCATCCGTCGGTCAGAATCTGCTGATCTTCCGTTACCAGGACTCGTTGCGGCGCTACGGGATCGTGGCGGGACAGGTGCTTCTCACCGCCGGCGACCTCGAGAACCCCACGCACCGCAGCAATGCCCAGCGCGCCATGGAGCGTCTCCTCGGACTCCGCATCCTCCCCATCGTCAACGAGAACGACACGGTCGCGACGCACGAGATCCGCTTCGGCGACAACGACCGGCTCGCGGCCCTCGTCGCCGAACTCGTCGACGCCGACCTCCTCGTGCTCCTGTCGGACGTCGACGCGCTCTACACGAAGCCGCCGCACCTCCCGGGGGCCGAGCGCATCGTCGACGTTCCGCACGGCGACGCCCTCGCGGGCGTCGAGATCGGTTCGGTCGGCGCTGCAGGAGTCGGCACCGGGGGAGCGGAGACCAAGGTCTCCGCTGCTCGCATCGCGGCCGACAGCGGCACCGCGGTGCTCATCACGGCGACTCCGCTCGTCGAATCGGCGCTCCGGGGCGACGCCGTCGGCACGTGGTTCGCGCCGGCTCACGTCGAGGGCGCCACGCCCTAA
- a CDS encoding DUF2207 domain-containing protein has translation MTGTDETGTTVPDDAERIPDTRPRPTPLWALLSRWLTRLEAWLRSHGGTPLRYGIRAVWVTIAAIAAFLLVGPVINPPLSLDDITESASTATETWIARDFDADYTISRDADGRLHADVVETITAFFPDDVDESGIERILATQYEGHDLAPRGLEVEIDGTSVEPDVRSTADRLHIELDTGERLRGDHEFVIRYRLSDLAYTATDDVTGGPVDLLEWSVFGPSWPQAFSALNVSVTLPDELDELLVRQPFGGVAWTLVSGADWLDREDDSPAGQNVYAFSVDQNMPPYSLSWFRMVFPEGTFTMPPPTPLFILQTFGPLIPLGILLLTLPFSLAARAVAWSDARGRPWYVAQYAPPKNVSAAQAAQIMRRPRTRELALALAALADSSRSRRPEALAAVGRAAHRTGRVGDRFRARTAYFFDRARHAQIADGFRRIPRGFVRDGFIAAPLALTLVQLATIRQLSHQETLAVIWWPGLFALVSFVISAIVLGIALSARPLTRKGALARQHLLGVEAYADQTSMLDRVTIDDALLPYAVVTADPRDAGRSIVALVDRELGEGASRRGWRTGDFLSWPRLILRAAAVLIVAGAIAMVALVPNPYERVSTYDRYDFESRGTLYVQVDSAEVEAHISSDGDRPRIDATLRFGIEFDEDSRRVPQFAVPVMNAIDGQDLGLVVDDVSIDGESVPFEVTENLDVSTITTVMGDVRVGEAEAVVTYAYTSPAVIGEGSPVSGEQGHPVDRIRWAGLLDGWESGWTHPSAPDPVTISVRIDDSVSDRALSSGWLREDPDTAEEARDWKDSSYAFGTLDDELGAPEYLTEVEYGTLVESRDSADAGVVHTMTVTEGEYGYPTRSTYSDLGVLLEFPEGTWAGPDAEARDAQAFAWALPIIVVTSTAGLAILIGVIAVGRSLLRGRRMTQGTLRDVFWWLGPAAAIAASIVCVWATGDMPASWVEGAIMLWAAGLGVIAAITSWVVVRPPAPAAPPSASKRPQNRKRPRR, from the coding sequence GTGACTGGTACTGACGAGACGGGGACGACTGTCCCCGACGACGCCGAACGTATTCCGGACACCCGGCCCCGACCGACGCCGTTGTGGGCGCTGCTTTCGCGGTGGCTCACACGCCTCGAGGCCTGGCTCCGGTCGCACGGCGGCACACCCTTGCGCTACGGCATCCGCGCTGTCTGGGTCACGATCGCGGCGATCGCGGCATTCCTTCTCGTCGGCCCCGTCATCAATCCTCCGCTCAGCCTCGACGACATCACCGAGTCGGCGAGCACGGCGACCGAGACCTGGATCGCGCGCGACTTCGACGCCGACTACACGATCTCGAGAGACGCTGACGGCCGACTGCACGCCGACGTCGTCGAGACGATCACGGCGTTCTTCCCCGACGACGTCGACGAGTCCGGCATCGAGCGCATCCTCGCGACGCAGTACGAGGGGCACGATCTCGCCCCGCGAGGCCTCGAGGTCGAGATCGACGGCACGTCGGTCGAACCGGATGTCCGCTCGACGGCCGACCGTCTGCACATCGAACTCGATACCGGCGAACGGCTGCGGGGTGACCATGAATTCGTCATCCGCTATCGACTGTCGGATCTCGCCTACACCGCGACCGACGACGTCACGGGCGGTCCCGTCGACCTGCTCGAGTGGAGCGTCTTCGGGCCGAGCTGGCCGCAGGCCTTCTCGGCACTGAACGTCAGCGTCACGCTGCCGGACGAACTCGACGAGCTCCTCGTGCGACAGCCCTTCGGGGGCGTGGCGTGGACCCTCGTCAGCGGAGCCGATTGGCTCGACCGTGAGGACGACTCCCCCGCCGGCCAGAACGTCTACGCGTTCTCGGTCGACCAGAACATGCCGCCGTACTCCCTGTCGTGGTTCCGCATGGTGTTCCCCGAGGGCACGTTCACGATGCCGCCGCCCACTCCGCTCTTCATCCTGCAGACGTTCGGGCCGCTCATCCCGCTCGGCATCCTGCTGCTGACGCTTCCGTTCTCGTTGGCGGCGCGCGCCGTCGCGTGGAGCGATGCGCGCGGGCGACCCTGGTACGTCGCTCAGTACGCGCCGCCGAAGAACGTCTCGGCGGCCCAGGCGGCGCAGATCATGCGTCGGCCCCGAACGCGTGAACTCGCCCTCGCCCTCGCGGCCCTCGCCGACTCCTCTCGTAGTCGACGACCGGAGGCCCTCGCTGCCGTCGGTCGTGCCGCTCACCGGACGGGTCGCGTGGGAGATCGATTCCGCGCACGCACCGCGTACTTCTTCGATCGGGCACGCCACGCGCAGATCGCCGACGGCTTCCGCCGCATCCCGCGCGGTTTCGTGCGTGACGGCTTCATCGCCGCGCCCCTCGCGCTCACACTCGTGCAGCTCGCCACGATCCGGCAGCTCTCCCACCAGGAGACGCTCGCGGTCATCTGGTGGCCCGGGCTCTTCGCCCTCGTCTCCTTCGTCATCTCCGCGATCGTGCTCGGCATCGCGCTCTCCGCGCGCCCGCTGACCCGCAAGGGTGCGCTCGCCCGTCAACATCTGCTCGGCGTCGAGGCGTATGCCGATCAGACGTCGATGCTCGACCGCGTCACGATCGACGACGCGCTCCTTCCCTACGCGGTCGTCACGGCCGACCCGCGTGATGCCGGCCGCAGCATCGTCGCCCTCGTCGACCGCGAACTCGGCGAGGGAGCGTCGAGGCGGGGATGGCGGACCGGAGACTTCCTCTCGTGGCCGCGCCTCATCCTCCGCGCCGCGGCGGTGCTCATCGTCGCGGGCGCCATCGCGATGGTCGCTCTCGTGCCGAACCCGTACGAGCGTGTGTCGACCTACGATCGGTACGACTTCGAGTCGCGAGGAACCCTCTACGTGCAGGTCGACAGCGCCGAGGTGGAGGCTCACATCTCTTCCGATGGCGACCGGCCGAGGATCGATGCCACCCTGCGTTTCGGCATCGAGTTCGACGAGGACTCGCGCCGAGTGCCGCAGTTCGCCGTGCCCGTCATGAACGCGATCGACGGACAAGACCTCGGCCTCGTCGTCGACGACGTCTCGATCGATGGCGAATCCGTGCCGTTCGAGGTCACCGAGAACCTCGATGTCTCGACGATCACGACGGTCATGGGCGACGTCCGCGTCGGCGAGGCCGAGGCCGTCGTCACCTATGCCTACACGTCACCCGCCGTCATCGGCGAGGGCTCACCCGTGTCGGGAGAGCAAGGACACCCTGTCGACCGCATCCGCTGGGCCGGCCTCCTCGACGGCTGGGAGAGCGGGTGGACGCACCCCTCCGCTCCCGACCCGGTCACGATCTCCGTGCGCATCGACGACTCGGTGAGCGACCGTGCCCTGAGCTCGGGGTGGCTGCGCGAAGACCCCGACACCGCCGAGGAAGCCCGCGACTGGAAGGACTCGTCGTACGCGTTCGGTACGCTCGACGACGAACTCGGCGCACCCGAGTACCTCACGGAAGTCGAGTACGGCACTCTCGTCGAGAGCCGCGACAGCGCTGACGCGGGGGTCGTGCACACGATGACCGTCACGGAGGGCGAGTACGGCTACCCGACGCGCTCGACGTACTCCGACCTGGGCGTGCTCCTCGAGTTCCCGGAGGGCACCTGGGCGGGCCCTGACGCCGAGGCGCGCGATGCTCAGGCGTTCGCGTGGGCCCTGCCGATCATCGTCGTCACATCGACGGCCGGTCTCGCGATACTCATCGGTGTCATCGCCGTCGGCAGATCCCTCCTCCGCGGCCGCCGGATGACGCAGGGAACGCTGCGCGACGTGTTCTGGTGGCTCGGCCCGGCCGCGGCGATCGCCGCATCGATCGTGTGCGTCTGGGCGACGGGCGACATGCCCGCGAGCTGGGTCGAGGGCGCCATCATGCTCTGGGCGGCGGGGCTCGGCGTGATCGCAGCGATCACCTCATGGGTCGTCGTGCGCCCGCCCGCGCCCGCCGCTCCCCCGTCGGCGTCGAAGCGACCTCAGAACCGCAAGCGCCCGCGGCGCTGA
- the rsfS gene encoding ribosome silencing factor, whose protein sequence is MTASNHAHELLNTAIAAADATGGVDLVALDVSGPLPLTDVFLLVTGRSERNVIAIADEVENALIASGSKPLRREGRQEGRWALLDFGDLIVHVFHEEERMYYGLERLWKDCPAIPIGALTGQSTDA, encoded by the coding sequence ATGACTGCATCGAACCACGCCCACGAACTCCTGAACACCGCTATCGCGGCTGCCGACGCCACGGGCGGGGTCGACCTCGTCGCTCTCGACGTGTCGGGTCCGCTGCCCCTCACCGACGTCTTCCTGCTCGTCACGGGCCGTTCGGAGCGCAACGTCATCGCGATCGCCGACGAGGTCGAGAACGCCCTCATCGCGAGCGGATCGAAGCCGCTGCGCCGCGAAGGCCGCCAGGAGGGCCGTTGGGCGCTGCTCGACTTCGGCGACCTCATCGTCCACGTCTTCCACGAGGAAGAGCGCATGTACTACGGCCTCGAACGCCTCTGGAAGGACTGCCCGGCGATCCCGATCGGTGCTCTCACCGGCCAGTCGACCGACGCCTGA